A single region of the Pseudomonas sp. GGS8 genome encodes:
- the hisF gene encoding imidazole glycerol phosphate synthase subunit HisF, producing the protein MALAKRIIPCLDVDNGRVVKGVKFENIRDAGDPVEIARRYDEQGADEITFLDITASVDGRDTTLHTVERMASQVFIPLTVGGGVRTVQDIRNLLNAGADKVSINTAAVFNPEFVGEAAQHFGSQCIVVAIDAKKVSGPGEPPRWEIFTHGGRKPTGLDAVEWAKKMEGLGAGEILLTSMDQDGMKNGFDLGVTRAISDALGIPVIASGGVGNLQHLADGILEGHASAVLAASIFHFGEYTVQEAKAYMAHRGIVMR; encoded by the coding sequence ATGGCGCTGGCCAAACGCATCATCCCTTGCCTGGACGTGGATAACGGCCGGGTGGTCAAGGGCGTCAAGTTCGAGAATATTCGCGACGCCGGTGACCCGGTGGAAATCGCCCGTCGCTACGACGAGCAGGGTGCCGACGAGATTACCTTTCTCGACATCACCGCCAGCGTCGACGGCCGCGACACCACGCTGCACACCGTCGAGCGCATGGCCAGCCAGGTGTTCATCCCGCTGACCGTGGGCGGTGGTGTGCGCACCGTGCAGGACATTCGCAATCTGCTGAATGCCGGCGCGGACAAAGTCTCGATTAACACCGCCGCGGTGTTCAATCCGGAATTTGTCGGTGAAGCAGCCCAGCATTTCGGCTCGCAGTGCATCGTTGTCGCCATTGACGCCAAGAAAGTTTCCGGCCCGGGCGAACCCCCGCGCTGGGAAATCTTCACCCACGGTGGTCGCAAGCCAACCGGCCTCGACGCCGTTGAGTGGGCGAAGAAGATGGAAGGCCTCGGTGCCGGCGAAATCCTGCTGACCAGCATGGACCAGGACGGCATGAAAAACGGTTTCGACCTGGGTGTCACCCGCGCTATCAGTGATGCGCTGGGGATTCCGGTGATCGCCTCCGGTGGCGTCGGAAACCTGCAGCACCTGGCGGATGGCATTCTCGAAGGCCACGCCAGCGCGGTATTGGCGGCGAGTATTTTCCACTTCGGCGAATACACCGTTCAGGAAGCCAAGGCCTACATGGCTCATCGCGGAATCGTGATGCGTTAA
- the hisA gene encoding 1-(5-phosphoribosyl)-5-[(5-phosphoribosylamino)methylideneamino]imidazole-4-carboxamide isomerase, translating into MLIIPAIDLKDGACVRLRQGRMEDSTVFSDDPVSMAAKWVEGGCRRLHLVDLNGAFEGQPVNGEVVTAIAKRYPNLPIQIGGGIRSLETIEHYVKAGVSYVIIGTKAVKDPAFVAEACRAFPGKVIVGLDAKDGFVATDGWAEISTVQVIDLARQFEADGVSAIVYTDIAKDGMMQGCNVSYTAALAAATKIPVIASGGIHNLGDIKSLLDAKAPGIIGAITGRAIYEGTLDVAEAQAFCDSYKG; encoded by the coding sequence ATGCTGATTATTCCCGCTATCGATCTCAAAGACGGTGCCTGTGTTCGTCTGCGCCAGGGCCGCATGGAAGATTCCACAGTGTTCTCCGATGACCCGGTGAGCATGGCTGCCAAGTGGGTGGAGGGCGGTTGCCGTCGTCTGCATCTGGTCGACCTGAACGGCGCATTCGAAGGCCAGCCGGTCAACGGCGAAGTGGTCACCGCTATCGCCAAGCGCTATCCGAACCTGCCGATTCAGATCGGCGGCGGTATCCGTTCCCTGGAAACCATCGAACACTACGTGAAAGCGGGCGTGAGCTACGTGATCATCGGCACTAAAGCCGTGAAAGATCCGGCCTTCGTCGCCGAAGCCTGCCGCGCGTTCCCTGGCAAGGTGATTGTCGGCCTGGATGCCAAGGACGGATTTGTCGCCACCGACGGCTGGGCTGAAATCAGCACCGTGCAGGTCATCGACCTGGCCAGGCAATTCGAAGCCGACGGCGTGTCCGCGATCGTTTATACCGACATCGCCAAAGACGGCATGATGCAGGGCTGCAACGTCTCTTACACCGCTGCTTTGGCTGCTGCGACGAAGATCCCGGTCATTGCGTCCGGCGGTATCCACAATCTGGGTGACATCAAGTCGCTGCTCGACGCCAAGGCGCCAGGCATCATCGGTGCCATCACCGGCCGGGCGATTTACGAAGGCACCCTCGATGTTGCTGAAGCGCAAGCTTTCTGCGATTCGTACAAAGGCTGA
- a CDS encoding DUF2164 domain-containing protein gives MAVKKKPPILTLTPEQENEANQKIKRFMEDRFELDLGSFEAAEILELFTREIAPHYYNRAIFDVQTHLKERFESIESDLWALEKN, from the coding sequence ATGGCCGTCAAGAAGAAGCCGCCGATCCTGACCCTCACTCCTGAACAGGAGAACGAGGCGAACCAGAAGATCAAACGCTTCATGGAAGATCGCTTCGAACTGGACCTGGGTTCGTTCGAAGCGGCTGAAATCCTTGAGCTGTTTACCCGCGAAATTGCTCCGCACTATTACAACAGGGCGATTTTCGATGTGCAGACGCACCTCAAAGAGAGGTTCGAAAGCATCGAAAGCGACCTGTGGGCGCTCGAGAAAAACTGA
- the hisH gene encoding imidazole glycerol phosphate synthase subunit HisH, producing MQTVAVIDYGMGNLHSVAKALEHVGAGKVLITSDADVIREADRVVFPGVGAIRDCMAEIRRLGFDSLVREVSQDRPFLGICVGMQALLDRSEENDGVDCIGLFPGQVKFFGKDLHEDGEHLKVPHMGWNEVKQTVTHPLWHNIPDLARFYFVHSYYIAAGNARQVVGSGHYGVDFAAALADGSRFAVQFHPEKSHTHGLQLLQNFAAWDGRW from the coding sequence ATGCAGACGGTCGCGGTTATCGATTACGGCATGGGCAACCTGCACTCGGTGGCCAAGGCCCTCGAGCACGTCGGAGCTGGCAAGGTCTTGATCACCAGCGATGCCGACGTGATTCGCGAAGCCGACCGGGTGGTATTCCCCGGCGTTGGCGCGATTCGCGATTGCATGGCAGAGATCCGTCGTCTGGGCTTCGATTCGCTGGTGCGTGAAGTCAGCCAGGACCGTCCGTTCCTCGGCATTTGCGTGGGCATGCAAGCCTTGCTCGACCGCAGCGAAGAGAATGACGGCGTCGATTGCATCGGCCTGTTCCCGGGCCAGGTGAAGTTCTTCGGCAAGGATCTGCACGAAGACGGCGAGCACCTGAAAGTGCCGCACATGGGCTGGAACGAAGTGAAGCAGACGGTAACGCACCCGCTGTGGCACAACATTCCGGACCTGGCGCGTTTCTACTTCGTGCACAGCTACTACATCGCTGCCGGCAATGCGCGGCAGGTGGTCGGTAGCGGTCATTACGGGGTCGATTTCGCCGCCGCGCTGGCCGATGGCTCGCGTTTCGCCGTGCAGTTCCACCCGGAGAAGAGCCATACCCATGGCCTGCAATTGCTGCAGAACTTCGCTGCGTGGGATGGTCGCTGGTAA
- the hisB gene encoding imidazoleglycerol-phosphate dehydratase HisB, giving the protein MAERMASVERDTLETQIKASINLDGTGKARFDIGVPFLEHMLDQIARHGLIDLDIVSKGDLHIDDHHTVEDVGITLGQAFTKAIGDKKGIRRYGHAYVPLDEALSRVVIDFSGRPGLQMHVPYTRATVGGFDVDLFQEFFQGFVNHANVTLHIDNLRGHNTHHQIETVFKAFGRALRMAVELDDRMAGQMPSTKGVL; this is encoded by the coding sequence ATGGCCGAACGTATGGCGTCTGTCGAGCGCGACACTCTGGAAACCCAGATCAAAGCCTCGATCAACCTGGATGGCACCGGAAAGGCCCGATTTGATATCGGTGTGCCTTTTCTTGAGCACATGCTGGACCAGATCGCCCGTCACGGGCTGATCGACCTGGATATTGTCAGCAAGGGCGACCTGCATATCGACGACCACCACACGGTGGAAGACGTCGGTATCACCCTGGGTCAGGCCTTCACCAAAGCCATCGGCGACAAGAAAGGCATCCGTCGCTACGGCCACGCCTACGTGCCGCTCGATGAAGCGCTGTCGCGTGTGGTGATCGACTTCTCCGGCCGTCCTGGCCTGCAGATGCATGTTCCGTATACCCGCGCGACCGTCGGCGGCTTCGACGTTGACCTGTTCCAGGAGTTTTTCCAGGGCTTCGTCAACCACGCCAACGTCACCCTGCACATCGACAATCTGCGTGGGCACAACACCCACCACCAGATCGAGACCGTGTTCAAGGCTTTCGGCCGCGCGCTGCGCATGGCCGTGGAGCTGGATGACCGCATGGCCGGGCAAATGCCTTCGACCAAAGGCGTTCTGTAA
- a CDS encoding OFA family MFS transporter, whose product MTTSITADGFADRPAFLSKERIIAKPGFNRWLVPPAALAIHLCIGMAYGFSVFWLPLSKALGVTKAVACAPDMSFIAQVFSSQCDWPISMLGWIYTLFFIFLGCSAAIWGGWLEHAGPRKAGVVSALCWCGGLLMSALGVYTHQIWLMWIGSGVIGGIGLGLGYISPVSTLIKWFPDKRGMATGMAIMGFGGGAMVGAPLAAALMGHFASPTSVGVWQSFLVMAAIYFVFMIGGALSYRVPPTGWKPEGWTAPAKKASNAMITHRHVHVNVAWKTPQFRLVWLVLCLNVSAGIGILGMASPLLQEVFAGKLLGNDLTFGQLDASQLASIAAIAAGFTGLLSLFNIGGRFFWASFSDYLGRKNTYFVFFALGFALYALIPNLGHLGSVALFVAAFCIILSMYGGGFATVPAYLADLFGTQMVGAIHGRLLTAWAAAGVLGPVLVNYLREYQLSIGVERAAAYDITLYILAGLLVLGFICNLLVRPVADKYFMTDAELAAEQALGHDKGADASTVLEWKADAGTKPLAVAAWLVVGIPLAWGVWVTLQKTAVLFH is encoded by the coding sequence ATGACTACGAGCATCACGGCGGACGGCTTTGCCGACCGGCCTGCGTTCCTGTCCAAGGAGCGCATCATCGCCAAGCCCGGTTTCAACCGCTGGCTTGTACCACCGGCCGCTCTGGCCATCCACCTGTGCATCGGCATGGCCTACGGCTTTTCGGTGTTCTGGCTGCCGCTGTCCAAAGCCCTGGGTGTCACCAAAGCCGTGGCCTGCGCACCGGACATGAGCTTTATCGCCCAGGTCTTTTCGTCGCAATGTGACTGGCCGATCTCGATGCTCGGCTGGATTTATACCCTGTTCTTCATCTTCCTTGGCTGCTCGGCAGCGATCTGGGGCGGCTGGCTCGAACACGCAGGTCCGCGCAAGGCAGGTGTTGTGTCGGCGCTGTGCTGGTGTGGCGGTCTGCTGATGTCGGCGCTGGGGGTCTATACCCACCAGATCTGGCTGATGTGGATCGGCTCCGGGGTCATTGGCGGTATCGGCCTGGGGCTGGGTTACATCTCGCCGGTCTCGACCCTGATCAAGTGGTTCCCGGACAAGCGCGGCATGGCAACCGGCATGGCGATCATGGGGTTCGGCGGCGGCGCGATGGTCGGTGCTCCACTGGCTGCAGCCCTGATGGGGCATTTCGCTTCGCCAACCAGCGTGGGTGTATGGCAGAGCTTCCTGGTGATGGCCGCGATCTACTTCGTGTTCATGATCGGTGGTGCGCTGTCCTACCGCGTTCCGCCAACCGGCTGGAAGCCTGAAGGCTGGACGGCTCCGGCGAAAAAAGCCTCGAACGCGATGATCACTCACCGTCATGTGCATGTGAATGTGGCGTGGAAGACCCCGCAATTCCGTCTGGTATGGCTGGTGCTGTGTCTGAACGTTTCGGCGGGTATCGGCATCCTCGGCATGGCTTCGCCACTGTTGCAGGAAGTGTTCGCCGGTAAATTGCTTGGCAACGACCTGACGTTCGGTCAACTGGACGCTTCGCAACTGGCTTCGATCGCTGCGATTGCTGCCGGTTTCACCGGTTTGCTGAGCCTGTTCAACATTGGTGGCCGGTTTTTCTGGGCTTCGTTCTCGGATTATCTGGGCCGCAAAAACACCTACTTTGTGTTCTTCGCCCTGGGGTTCGCCCTGTACGCGCTGATCCCGAACCTCGGTCACCTGGGCAGCGTTGCGCTGTTCGTGGCGGCGTTCTGCATCATTCTGTCGATGTACGGCGGTGGTTTTGCGACTGTTCCTGCCTATCTCGCGGACTTGTTCGGTACGCAAATGGTCGGCGCGATCCACGGTCGTTTGTTGACGGCGTGGGCGGCGGCGGGTGTGTTGGGGCCAGTGTTGGTGAACTACCTGCGTGAATATCAGCTGAGCATCGGCGTTGAACGTGCCGCGGCTTACGACATCACCTTGTACATCCTCGCGGGCCTGCTGGTGCTGGGTTTTATCTGCAACCTGCTGGTGCGTCCGGTGGCCGACAAGTACTTCATGACCGACGCCGAGCTGGCCGCCGAACAGGCGCTCGGCCACGACAAGGGTGCTGACGCCAGCACTGTGCTGGAGTGGAAAGCGGATGCCGGCACCAAGCCGTTGGCGGTGGCTGCGTGGCTGGTGGTGGGGATTCCGTTGGCGTGGGGTGTTTGGGTGACCTTGCAGAAAACGGCGGTGCTGTTTCACTAA
- a CDS encoding acetyl-CoA sensor PanZ family protein, with the protein MPIIVEPLNQATYQDQQDLQKIYHDAPNWLFAPFAADSELIEACLLDGSLIAGRFNDRLLGAARLQRHHDTWHLSHLCVRKITRRRGVAERLVSEAQKMAAQSGATLRLLAPAGHLEVQALAAKLKVPLDVLPT; encoded by the coding sequence ATGCCGATCATTGTCGAGCCGCTGAACCAGGCCACTTATCAGGATCAGCAAGATCTACAGAAGATCTACCACGACGCCCCGAACTGGCTGTTTGCGCCATTTGCAGCGGATAGCGAACTGATCGAAGCGTGCCTGCTGGACGGTTCGCTGATCGCCGGACGCTTCAATGATCGATTGCTGGGCGCAGCACGGCTGCAACGGCACCATGACACCTGGCATTTGTCCCATCTGTGCGTACGAAAAATCACCCGTCGTCGTGGTGTTGCCGAGCGCCTGGTGAGCGAAGCGCAGAAAATGGCGGCGCAATCGGGCGCGACATTGCGCCTGCTGGCGCCTGCCGGGCACCTCGAAGTCCAGGCGCTGGCGGCTAAGCTGAAGGTGCCGCTGGATGTGCTTCCGACGTGA
- a CDS encoding AsmA family protein, with the protein MKAFGKILGLVLLGLLLIIVALGFALTHLFDPNDYKDEIRQIARDKAHIELTLNGDIGWSLFPWLGLELHEASVATLAKPTEPFADLQMLGLSVRVIPLLRREVQMSDVRVEGLNLRLNRDKDGHGNWEDIGKVPAPAAPTTSTTTPATTGEPAPTTTAQAEKPAQPVRLDIDSLTVNNARVEYSDEKTGKQFSAESIQLSTGPVHDSTNIPVKLTAFLGTNQPVLRVRTELAGELRFERALQRYKFEDMKLSGEVSGDPLEGKTMTFAAQGQLLLDKAANVAEWTGIKISANQLRALGELKANDLDKTPQISGGLSIAQFDLAKFVDGIGQKLPAMAEGSLSKIELVSQVTGTPTSLSLDNLNLKLDDSTFSGRIAIEDFAKQSLRATLKADTFNVDRYLPPKSAEANSATQVRKAEVASTEADALAGAGSTPLPPSPTKGPWSSDRLFPVERLSKLDVDADLTFGQLTLDKLPIQNAVLKANGQGGLLTLENLRGDLYDGDFEAKGTLDVRQQVPALNVQTRISKVPVEKILESQGKNPPVKGLVTLNSALTGSGNSQSALIDSLNGNASFVINNGMLLNANLEQQLCKGIATLNRKTLSGEPRGKDTPFEELKGNLILRNGVANNPDLKVRVPGMTVNGNGDIDLRVLGMDYRLGIIVEGDKSDMPDPACQVGEKFVGIEWPLRCRGPLELGAKACRLDNERMGQVASKLAGERISEKIDEKLGDKVSPELKNALKGLFKR; encoded by the coding sequence ATGAAAGCGTTCGGCAAAATCCTGGGTCTGGTACTTCTCGGGCTGTTGCTGATCATTGTGGCGCTGGGCTTTGCCCTGACCCACCTCTTCGATCCCAACGACTATAAAGACGAGATTCGCCAGATTGCCCGCGACAAGGCCCACATCGAGCTGACGCTCAATGGCGATATCGGCTGGAGCCTGTTCCCTTGGCTGGGCCTGGAATTGCATGAAGCCAGTGTGGCAACCCTGGCCAAGCCCACCGAGCCGTTTGCTGACCTGCAGATGCTCGGTCTGTCGGTCCGTGTGATTCCGCTGCTGCGCCGCGAAGTGCAGATGAGCGATGTGCGCGTCGAAGGCCTGAACCTGCGCCTGAACCGCGACAAGGACGGCCACGGCAACTGGGAAGACATCGGCAAGGTGCCGGCGCCTGCCGCGCCAACAACCTCGACCACAACGCCCGCCACCACCGGCGAACCCGCGCCAACGACCACCGCCCAGGCAGAAAAACCGGCTCAGCCAGTCCGCCTGGACATCGACAGCCTGACCGTCAACAACGCCCGCGTTGAGTACAGCGATGAGAAAACCGGCAAGCAGTTCAGCGCCGAAAGCATCCAGCTGAGTACCGGCCCGGTACATGACTCGACCAACATCCCGGTCAAACTTACTGCGTTCCTCGGCACCAACCAACCGGTTCTGCGGGTGCGGACCGAGCTGGCCGGCGAGCTGCGTTTCGAGCGTGCGCTGCAACGCTACAAATTCGAAGACATGAAACTCTCCGGCGAAGTCTCTGGCGATCCGCTGGAAGGCAAGACCATGACCTTCGCCGCTCAAGGTCAGTTGCTGCTGGACAAGGCCGCCAACGTCGCCGAATGGACCGGCATCAAGATCTCCGCCAACCAGTTGCGCGCCCTGGGTGAGCTGAAAGCCAACGACCTCGACAAGACTCCGCAAATCAGCGGCGGCCTGTCGATTGCCCAATTCGATCTGGCGAAATTCGTCGACGGCATCGGCCAGAAACTGCCGGCGATGGCCGAAGGCAGCCTGAGCAAAATCGAACTGGTCAGCCAGGTTACCGGCACACCGACCAGCCTGTCGCTCGACAACCTCAACCTGAAACTCGACGACAGCACCTTCAGCGGCCGCATCGCCATCGAAGACTTCGCCAAGCAATCACTGCGGGCAACCCTCAAGGCTGACACCTTCAACGTCGACCGTTACCTGCCGCCGAAATCCGCCGAAGCCAACAGCGCCACACAGGTGCGCAAGGCCGAAGTGGCCAGCACCGAAGCCGATGCCCTGGCCGGCGCGGGCAGCACACCACTGCCGCCATCACCGACCAAAGGCCCGTGGAGCAGCGACCGTCTGTTCCCGGTGGAGCGCCTGAGCAAACTCGATGTGGACGCCGACCTGACCTTCGGCCAACTGACCCTCGACAAACTGCCGATCCAGAACGCCGTGCTCAAGGCTAACGGCCAGGGCGGCTTGCTGACCCTGGAGAACCTGCGCGGCGATCTGTACGACGGTGACTTCGAAGCCAAGGGCACCCTGGATGTGCGCCAGCAAGTGCCGGCGCTGAACGTGCAGACGCGCATCAGCAAAGTGCCTGTGGAAAAAATCCTCGAAAGCCAGGGGAAAAATCCGCCGGTCAAAGGCCTGGTCACGCTCAACAGTGCCCTGACAGGCAGCGGCAATAGCCAGAGCGCGCTGATCGACAGCCTCAATGGCAACGCCAGTTTCGTCATCAACAACGGTATGTTGCTCAATGCCAACCTTGAGCAACAACTGTGCAAAGGCATCGCCACCCTGAATCGCAAAACCCTCAGCGGCGAACCGCGGGGCAAGGACACCCCCTTCGAGGAGCTCAAGGGCAACCTGATTTTGCGCAACGGCGTGGCCAATAACCCGGACCTGAAAGTGCGCGTCCCAGGTATGACCGTCAACGGTAACGGTGACATCGACCTGCGGGTGCTGGGCATGGATTACCGCCTGGGCATCATCGTGGAAGGCGACAAAAGCGACATGCCGGACCCGGCCTGTCAGGTCGGCGAGAAATTCGTCGGCATCGAATGGCCGCTGCGCTGCCGTGGCCCGCTGGAGCTGGGCGCCAAAGCTTGCCGCCTCGACAACGAACGCATGGGCCAAGTCGCCAGCAAACTGGCCGGCGAGCGCATCAGCGAAAAAATCGACGAGAAGCTTGGCGATAAAGTCAGCCCGGAACTGAAAAACGCGCTCAAGGGGCTGTTCAAGCGATGA
- the mutY gene encoding A/G-specific adenine glycosylase — MRAEQFSTAVLDWYDRHGRHDLPWQQGITPYRVWVSEIMLQQTQVSTVLNYFDRFMASLPTVEALAAAPEDEVLHLWTGLGYYTRARNLQKTAKIVVAEHGGEFPRDVEKLIELPGIGLSTAGAIASLSMGIRAPILDGNVKRVLARFTAQEGYPGEPKVAKQLWANAERFTPHDRVNAYTQAMMDLGATLCTRSKPSCLLCPLEKGCEAHMLGLETRYPIPKPRKAVPQKRTLMPMLANGDGAILLYRRPSTGLWGGLWSLPELDDLDDLQHLASQHSLELGSQQALPSLVHTFSHFQLSIEPWLVQVQEAGHHVAEADWLWYNLATPPRLGLAAPVKTLLERAAAVLNAGESS; from the coding sequence ATGAGAGCCGAGCAGTTTTCAACAGCCGTGCTGGATTGGTACGACCGCCACGGTCGCCATGACTTGCCGTGGCAACAGGGCATCACCCCTTACCGGGTGTGGGTCTCGGAAATCATGTTGCAGCAGACCCAGGTCAGCACCGTGCTGAACTACTTCGACCGGTTCATGGCCTCGCTGCCAACTGTCGAAGCCCTGGCCGCCGCGCCGGAAGACGAAGTGCTGCACCTGTGGACCGGCCTCGGTTACTACACCCGCGCGCGCAACCTGCAAAAGACCGCGAAGATTGTCGTCGCCGAACATGGCGGCGAGTTTCCCCGTGATGTGGAAAAACTCATCGAGCTGCCGGGTATCGGCCTGTCCACCGCCGGGGCGATTGCCAGCCTGAGCATGGGCATCCGCGCGCCGATCCTCGATGGCAACGTCAAACGGGTGCTGGCGCGCTTTACCGCGCAAGAGGGTTATCCGGGCGAGCCGAAGGTCGCCAAACAACTGTGGGCCAACGCAGAGCGCTTCACACCGCATGATCGGGTCAACGCCTACACCCAGGCGATGATGGATCTGGGCGCGACACTCTGCACCCGCAGCAAGCCGAGCTGCCTGCTTTGCCCGCTGGAAAAGGGCTGCGAAGCGCACATGCTCGGCCTGGAAACCCGCTACCCGATCCCCAAGCCACGCAAAGCCGTGCCACAGAAGCGCACGCTGATGCCGATGCTCGCCAACGGCGACGGCGCGATTCTGCTTTACCGACGCCCTTCCACGGGCCTGTGGGGCGGTCTCTGGAGCCTGCCGGAGCTCGATGACCTCGACGACCTGCAACATCTGGCTTCGCAGCACTCGCTGGAACTGGGCAGCCAGCAGGCACTGCCGAGCCTGGTGCACACCTTCAGCCACTTTCAGTTATCCATCGAACCCTGGCTGGTGCAGGTCCAGGAGGCCGGCCATCACGTGGCCGAGGCCGACTGGCTCTGGTATAACCTCGCCACCCCGCCGCGCCTGGGCCTTGCCGCCCCGGTCAAAACCTTGCTCGAACGCGCGGCCGCCGTATTGAACGCAGGAGAGTCGTCATGA
- a CDS encoding oxidative damage protection protein — MTRTIMCRKYKEELPALERAPFPGAKGQDIFDHVSAKAWADWQKHQTLLINEKRLNMMNAEDRKYLQGEMDKFFSGEEYAKAEGYVPPAQ; from the coding sequence ATGACCCGCACCATCATGTGCCGCAAGTACAAAGAAGAACTGCCCGCCCTGGAGCGCGCTCCATTTCCGGGTGCAAAAGGTCAGGACATTTTTGACCACGTCTCGGCCAAGGCCTGGGCCGACTGGCAGAAACACCAGACCCTGCTGATCAACGAAAAACGCCTGAACATGATGAACGCCGAAGACCGCAAATATCTTCAGGGCGAGATGGACAAGTTCTTTTCCGGCGAGGAATACGCCAAGGCTGAAGGCTACGTTCCACCTGCTCAATAA